GCACGGTGATTTCCAACAAACAACTCAAAAAAACGGGTAATTTGAATATTGAAAACGCTTTGCAAAATGTGCCAGGGATTCAAATCAGAGACGCTACAGGCACAGGCGTGTTGCCTAAAATTTTGGTGCGCGGTTTTGGTGGGGGCGGTAACGGGCACAGCAATACGGGCATGATTTTAGTCAATGGTATCCCCATTTATGGTGCACCGTATTCCAATATTGAACTGGCGATTTTCCCTGTTACTTTCCAGTCAGTGGATAGGATTGATGTGATTAAAGGGGGCACGAGCGTCCAATACGGCCCTAACACTTTTGGAGGCGTGGTGAATATCATCACTAAAGAAATCCCTAAAGAGTGGGAAAATCAAGCGGCTGAAAGGATCACTTTTTGGGGCGATCCTCTAATGGGAATTTTGTAGATCCCAAAGAAAAAGGCAAGCCTTTAGCCCAAACTTTAGGCAATCAGATGCTGTTTAACACTTATGGGCGAACAGCTGGAATGCTAGGCAAACATATAGGCATTAGTATGCAGGGCAATTGGATTAACGGACAAGGTTTCAGGCAAAACAGCCCCACAAAGGTGCAAAACTACTTGCTTGATGCGGTTTATAAGATTAATGCGACCAACACTTTTAAAGCTTATTACCAGTATTATCAATACAACTCTTACCATCCAGGCACTTTGAGTGCGCAAGATTATGCCTATAACCGCTTCATTAATGAGCGCCCTGACAATCAAGATGGGGGGCGAGCCAAGCGTTTTGGGATTGTGTATCAAAATTATTTTGGCGATCCGGATAGGAAAGTGGGGGGAGATTTTAAATTCACTTATTTCACGCATGACATGAGTAGGGATTTTGGGTTTTCCAACCAATACCAAAGCGTGTATATGAGCAGCAGTCAAAATAAGATTTTACCCTTTAAAGGCAAGGGAGAAATTAGCGCGAAAAACCCTAATTGCGGTTTGTATTCTTATAGCGATACGAGTAGCCCTTGTTGGCAATTTCTTGATCAGATCCGCCGCTTCGTGGTGAATGCCTTTGATCCAAAACTCAATCTCATCATCAATACCGGTAAAGTCAAACAAACTTTTAATATGGGAATGCGGTTTTTAACGGAAGATTTATACCGCCGATCCACCACCATGAAAAACCCTAATATGCCTAATAATGGGAGTGGGTTTGATGCAGGAACTTCAATCAATAATTTCAACAATTATACCGCTGTGTATGCCAGCGATGAAATCAATTTCAATGACGGCATGCTAACGATCACGCCTGTCTTGAGATACACTTTTTTAAATTACGAAAAAAAAGACGCTCCCCCTTTTAAAGAAGGCCAAACCCCAACAACCACGAAAGAGCGTTATAACCAATTCAATCCGGCAGTGAATATCGGCTATAAACCCATTAAAGATTGGTTGTTTTATTTCAACTACCAAAGAAGCTACATCCCTCCCCAATTCAGCAATATCGGTAATTTTGTAGGCACAAGCACGGATTATTTTCAAATCTTTAATGTCATGGAAGGCGGATCAAGATATTATTTTAACAATCAAGTGAGTTTTAATGCGAATTATTTTGTGATTTTTGCGAATAATTATTTTACCGGGCGCTATGGGGATAACAGAGAGCGTCAATGCGAGATCGCAAGGCGTGGAGCTGGAATTGTATTACACGCCTATTAGGGGGCTTAATTTCCATGCGGCCTACACTTTTATAGACGCTGTTATCACAAGCCATACGATGGTTACTAACCCTGCCAATCCCAAATGGCCTAAAAAAGATATTTTTGGTAAAAAACTCCCTTTTGTAAGCCCGCACCAGTTTATTTTAGATGCGAGCTACACCTACGCTAAAACCACGATTGGGTTGAGCTCTTTCTTTTATAGCCGCGCTTATAGTGATGTGTTAAACACCGTGCCTTTCACTCAATACGCGCCCACGATTAAAAATGAGGCCATCACTACCAGAACAGCGGGCATGACGCCGTGGTATTGGGTGTGGAATTTGCAAATTTCTAGCACTTTGTGGGAACGCAAAAATCAAAGCGTTAATGCGAGCTTGCAAATCAATAACATTTTTAACATGAAATATTGGTTTAGCGGGATAGGCACTAGCCCTAATGGTAAAGAAGCCGCGCCTCCTAGAAGCATCACAGCGTATGTGAGTTATCATTTTTAAGGTTTAATATTTATGGTTGTAGCCGCTTGAGCAGTTGGGCATAAAAAACAACCCTTTGTTTTAAATGCTCTCTTAGAGCGCGGTAATTAGGGCAAAACGATTCCACGCAACGCCAGAAATTTTTGGAATGGTTTTTGTGGATCGTGTGGGCTAGCTCATGGATGATGACATAATCAATCGCTTCTTTTTGGGCACAAACCAATAATAATGCAAAACTCAAGCGGTTATGATAAGAGCAACTCCCCAAAACTTTAGCGTTGTTTCTAACGCTAAAACGGGTGTATGAAGTTTGCATTTTTTGAGCGCTTAAAGGGAGTTTCTGCTCCAAATAAGTTTTTAAGATTTTTTTAAGCTCTGTTAGGGTGTAATCGTTGGCGTTTTTCACCTCATCAAACACAAGGATTTTGTTGTGATAGGTTTCTAGGTGCGAGTGTAAAAGGGAGTATTTTTCTTGCATGGCTGAAAGGGTTTTTTGTATCCAAGCTTTTTGTTCTTTTAAAAAAGCATGCACTCTAGCTTGAGAGCAAGAATGGGGCATTTTTAGAATCACTTCTAAAGAGGGCGTGATATTCAAGCTCAGGGTTTTGATTTTTTTACTTTTTTGAATGGTAATAGGAATATCGTCTAACATGATGCGTATTTTACTAAAATTTGCGCTAGAATGTAAGTCTGTTTAATATTGATTTTATTTGCATTAAGAATTAAGGCTAACATGCGTGTTTTTATTATTCATTTAAGCCCAAAAACCTGTCAAAATTTTTCTTTAAAAGAAACTCATATAACCCCCCTTTTAGAGAGCCTTAAACTTCAAGGAATCTCTTATGAAATTTTTGATGCGATCTATTCTAAAATCTCTCCCACTCAATTACACCCCTTGATTTTAGAGCATTTGCACCCTTCTTTTATGATTGAAGATTTATTGGCTTTTTGCAAGAATGAAAAACACCCCCCTTGCGCGTTAAAAAATTTCTTTTACGCGCTCAAGCATTGTGGGAAGAGGATGGGGTTTGGGGAGCTTGGGTGCTATGCGAGCCATTATTCATTGTGGCAAAAATGCATAGAACTCAATGAAGCGATCTGTATTTTAGAAGATGATATTATTGTAAAAGAGCGTTTTAAAGAGAGCTTGGAGTTTTGCCATCAACACATCAACGAATTAGGCTATATCCGTTTGATGCATTTAGAAGAAAATGTGGCTAAACAAAAAACTCCCGTTAAAGGGGTTTCTCAAATCTTAAATTTTAAAGATGGCATTGGCACTCAAGGGTATGTTTTAGCCCCAAAAGCCGCGCAAAAATTATTGAAATACAGCACGAAAAAATGGGTGATGCCTATAGATTGCGTGATGGATAGGCATTATTGGCATGGGGTCAAAAACTATGTGTTAGAAGAGTTTGCGATTGCTTGCGATGGAATGAATACTCAAAACTCCAACACCGAAAAACAAAGGCCTAAAAAATTACCTTTAAGCATTAGGATTGGCCGTTTTTTGCATAAAAGCACGCTTCAATCTTGGATAAAGTTTTTAGGTATAACCCAAAAATTAATCATCAGAAAAACTAACCATTAGGCTTTGCAAATATTACCATTGAAGTTTTTAACGAAAGCTTAAAAGCCCTCTTAAAATTTATTTTTTAATTTCTTTAGGGATAACGCCTAATTTTTTCAATCGGGGTAGGTCTTTTTCAAAATCTTGAAGCGCGTTTTGCAATTCTTGCTCTGTTTGTTTAATATAGGGCTTTTGAGAAAGCCATTTGATGGGATCTTTGATGTGGTGCATGCGCGCATACAAGAAATCCATTTCCAAATGATTCAAATAAATCCCTTTCGCGCTGATAGGAGAAACCAAATGATTTAAGTAATAGGCGTATTGGTTTTCTTCAATAATGGCTTGGTTGAATCGATCGCTAGAGTGTTTGGCTTGCTCTATAACGCTTTTTTCTTGAGCCGCTTGCAAACTGCCTTGCGTTTTTAAATTCACAATCACATCTACAAGCTCACTAAAAGCCGCCTTTCTTTTGTAATGTGCGCTTAAAATATCTTGAATTTCTTTCGCGCTCACGATAGAATATCTTTAAGCGCTTCAAAAATAGGCTCATAGACATGCTGGTGCATGGTAAAAGTTTTACCCATTGCTTTCCATTTGTAACTGATCTCTTTATTCACATAAATGAAAGAGAGTTTTAAAAACTCTCTTTCAGCTTGTAAGCTGTCAAGCTTGGTTTTACCTTAATTTTAATTTAAAGGTTTTAGCGGTTTGTATCTGAATCAAGCAATCAAGTAATAATCGTTATTAAACATGCTATATTTCTTTTTTACAATCTGAATTAATTTTTAATTGAATGAAATTAGGGGGAAAGACTTAGGGAGTTAGAATGATCTTAAAACGAGTTACTGAAGCTTTAGAAGCGTATAAAAATGGCGAAATGCTCATTGTTATGGATGATGAAGACAGAGAAAATGAGGGGGATTTGGTTTTAGCCGGGATTTTTTCTACCCCTGAGAAAATCAATTTCATGGCCACGCATGCTAGGGGGTTGATTTGCGTGTCTTTAACCAAAGATTTAGCGAAAAAATTTGAATTACCCCCTATGGTTAGTGTGAATGATTCTAACCATGAGACCGCTTTCACGGTTTCTATTGACGCTAAAGAAGCTAAAACCGGGATTTCTGCTTTTGAAAGGCATTTAACGATTGAATTGCTGTGTAAAGACACCACCAAACCTAGCGATTTCGTGCGCCCGGGGCATATTTTCCCTTTAATCGCAAAAGATGGAGGCGTGTTAGCGCGCACGGGTCATACTGAAGCGAGTGTGGATTTATGCAAATTAGCTGGATTAAAGCCCGTGAGCGTGATTTGTGAAATCATGAAAGAAGATGGCTCTATGGCGAGGAGAGGGGATAAATTTTTGAGCGATTTCGCCATTAAACATAACCTTAAAACCCTCTATGTCTCTGATTTGATTAGCTATCGTTTAGAAAATGAAAGTTTGCTGAAAATGTTTTGCCAAGAAGAAAGAGAATTTTTAAAACACCAAACGCAATGCTACACTTTTTTAGACCACCAGCAAAAAAACCATTACGCTTTTAAGTTTAAAGGCGTAAAAACCAATGGTTTAGCCCCTTTAGTGCGTTTCCACCCTATCAAAGAGGATTTTGATTTTTTAACGACTGATGCGTTTGAAGTGTTTTTTAAGGCTTTAGAATATTTAAAGCGCGAAGGGGGTTATTTGATCTTTATGAACACGCATTCTAAAGAAAACAATATCGTTAAAGATTTTGGGATTGGGGCGTTAGTGTTAAAAAATTTGGGGATAAAGGATTTCAGGCTTTTAAGCTCTTCTGAAGACAGGCAGTATAAGGCTTTGAGCGGGTTTGGGCTTAAGCTTGTAGAAACGATTAGCCTTTGAGGCTTGTTGGGTTTCATTGAATGTGTTGTAATGTTTTTAAGGTATAATAAACTCTTTTTAAGTCAAGCAATAAAGTTTGCAACCTGATGAGAGTAATAATAGAGTTTATGCTGATTTCATTAAAAACATTCCTAAAAATATTATTGAAAATATTCCTAAAAACATTCCAAAAGATTTGGGTGGTTTTCGTTGTTATTTGGGGGTTGGGCTGTAGTGTTTTAAACGCTAACAGTATTCAATTAGAAGAAACGCTCAGGCGGAGTCCTAAAAGTCTTATTTGGCAACACTTTAAAAAGAAGTTCAAAAAGAGTAATACGATCCCTTATGCCCCAAATAGCCGTTGGAAATATTTAGGCACGAGTGTTGGGATTTTAGGCGTGTCTTTGGTGATAGGGATTGTGGGGTTGTATCTCATGCCAGAGAGCGTAACGAATTGGGATAGAGAAAAGTTTGGCGTCAAAAGTTGGTTTGAAAATGTCCGCATGGGGCCCAAATTAGACAATGATAGTTTTATTTTCAATGAAATTTTGCACCCTTATTTTGGGGCTATGTATTATATGCAACCGCGCATGGCTGGGTTTAGCTGGATGGTATCAGCGTTTTTTTCTTTTATCACTTCCACGCTTTTTTGGGAATATGGCTTGGAAGCGTTTGTGGAAGTGCCTAGCTGGCAGGATCTAGTGATCACGCCTTTATTAGGCTCCATTTTAGGGGAAGGGTTTTATCAGCTCACGCACTATATCCAACGCAACAAAGGCAAGCTTTTTGGCTCTTTATTTTTAGGGCGTTTAGTTATCGCTCTTATGGATCCTATCGGTTT
This region of Helicobacter pylori genomic DNA includes:
- a CDS encoding DUF3943 domain-containing protein, with the protein product MVFVVIWGLGCSVLNANSIQLEETLRRSPKSLIWQHFKKKFKKSNTIPYAPNSRWKYLGTSVGILGVSLVIGIVGLYLMPESVTNWDREKFGVKSWFENVRMGPKLDNDSFIFNEILHPYFGAMYYMQPRMAGFSWMVSAFFSFITSTLFWEYGLEAFVEVPSWQDLVITPLLGSILGEGFYQLTHYIQRNKGKLFGSLFLGRLVIALMDPIGFVIRDLGLGEALGIHNKHEIRSSLSPNGLNLTYKF
- a CDS encoding bifunctional 3,4-dihydroxy-2-butanone 4-phosphate synthase/GTP cyclohydrolase II, which translates into the protein MILKRVTEALEAYKNGEMLIVMDDEDRENEGDLVLAGIFSTPEKINFMATHARGLICVSLTKDLAKKFELPPMVSVNDSNHETAFTVSIDAKEAKTGISAFERHLTIELLCKDTTKPSDFVRPGHIFPLIAKDGGVLARTGHTEASVDLCKLAGLKPVSVICEIMKEDGSMARRGDKFLSDFAIKHNLKTLYVSDLISYRLENESLLKMFCQEEREFLKHQTQCYTFLDHQQKNHYAFKFKGVKTNGLAPLVRFHPIKEDFDFLTTDAFEVFFKALEYLKREGGYLIFMNTHSKENNIVKDFGIGALVLKNLGIKDFRLLSSSEDRQYKALSGFGLKLVETISL
- a CDS encoding glycosyltransferase family 25 protein encodes the protein MRVFIIHLSPKTCQNFSLKETHITPLLESLKLQGISYEIFDAIYSKISPTQLHPLILEHLHPSFMIEDLLAFCKNEKHPPCALKNFFYALKHCGKRMGFGELGCYASHYSLWQKCIELNEAICILEDDIIVKERFKESLEFCHQHINELGYIRLMHLEENVAKQKTPVKGVSQILNFKDGIGTQGYVLAPKAAQKLLKYSTKKWVMPIDCVMDRHYWHGVKNYVLEEFAIACDGMNTQNSNTEKQRPKKLPLSIRIGRFLHKSTLQSWIKFLGITQKLIIRKTNH
- a CDS encoding M48 family metallopeptidase produces the protein MLDDIPITIQKSKKIKTLSLNITPSLEVILKMPHSCSQARVHAFLKEQKAWIQKTLSAMQEKYSLLHSHLETYHNKILVFDEVKNANDYTLTELKKILKTYLEQKLPLSAQKMQTSYTRFSVRNNAKVLGSCSYHNRLSFALLLVCAQKEAIDYVIIHELAHTIHKNHSKNFWRCVESFCPNYRALREHLKQRVVFYAQLLKRLQP